Proteins from a genomic interval of Trifolium pratense cultivar HEN17-A07 linkage group LG6, ARS_RC_1.1, whole genome shotgun sequence:
- the LOC123888579 gene encoding protein DETOXIFICATION 21-like gives MEGDDNPKEKLLVKKLNDNEELSLVKKIWEENKLMWVVAAPAIFTRFSTFGIEVISQAFIGHIGSKELAAFSLVFTVLIRFVNGILLGMASALSTLCGQAYGAKKYEMMGVYLQRSWIVLSVTALILVPLFIFTEPILIFLGQDESISQIAGIIGYWSIPTLFAFIASFTCQTFLQSQSKNIIIAFLAAFSIAVQILLSWLFTMKFNFGITGAMVSTILAFWIPNIGQIIFITCGWCSNTWKGFSFLAFKDLWPVVKLSLSSGVMLCFELWYNTILILLTGNMENAEVQIDALSICLNINGWEMMISLGFMAAASVRVANELGKGSAKAAKFAVNVIVLTSFTIGFLLFLFFLFFRERLAYIFTSNKDVASAVGDLSPLLAVSILLNSVQPVLSGVAIGAGWQGIVAYVNLGCYYIIGIPVGIVLGNILHLQVKGIWIGMLFGTLIQTIILLIISYRTDWEKQVTIARNRMNKWSKVDTDHETVVASDN, from the exons ATGGAGGGAGATGATAATCCAAAGGAGAAGTTACTagtgaaaaaattaaatgataatGAAGAATTGTCATTGGTGAAGAAGATTTGGGAAGAGAACAAATTGATGTGGGTGGTGGCAGCTCCAGCAATATTCACAAGATTTTCAACTTTTGGTATTGAAGTTATAAGTCAAGCTTTTATTGGTCATATTGGTTCAAAGGAACTTGCTGCCTTTTCTCTTGTTTTCACTGTTCTTATTAGATTTGTCAATGGTATTTTG TTAGGAATGGCAAGTGCATTGTCAACACTATGTGGACAAGCATATGGtgcaaaaaaatatgaaatgatgGGAGTATATCTTCAAAGATCATGGATAGTTTTATCAGTAACAGCACTCATACTTGTTCCACTATTCATCTTCACAGAAccaattttgattttcttagGCCAAGATGAATCCATATCACAAATAGCAGGAATAATTGGTTATTGGTCAATTCCAACTTTGTTTGCTTTTATTGCCTCATTCACTTGCCAAACATTCCTTCAATCACAAAGCAAGAATATCATTATTGCATTCTTGGCAGCTTTCTCTATTGCTGTTCAGATATTACTCTCTTGGCTTTTCACAATGAAATTCAATTTTGGAATTACTGGTGCAATGGtttcaacaattttggcattttGGATTCCAAATATTGgtcaaattatatttattacatGTGGTTGGTGTTCTAATACTTGGAAAGGTTTCTCATTTTTGGCTTTCAAAGATCTTTGGCCTGTTGTCAAACTCTCCCTTTCATCAGGTGtcatgttatg TTTTGAGCTATGGTACAACACAATTTTGATTCTTTTAACAGGCAACATGGAAAATGCAGAGGTTCAAATTGATGCTCTATCCATATG TCTCAATATCAATGGATGGGAAATGATGATATCACTTGGTTTCATGGCTGCAGCAAG TGTTAGAGTGGCAAATGAGCTTGGAAAAGGAAGTGCCAAAGCTGCAAAGTTTGCAGTGAATGTGATAGTGCTTACATCATTCACAATTGGGTTccttctgtttttatttttcttattttttaggGAAAGACTTGCTTATATTTTTACCTCAAATAAAGATGTGGCCTCAGCTGTTGGTGATTTGTCACCTCTATTGGCAGTTTCCATACTACTAAACAGTGTCCAACCTGTACTATCAG GAGTTGCTATTGGAGCAGGGTGGCAAGGCATTGTAGCATATGTAAACCTAGGTTGTTACTACATCATAGGCATTCCAGTTGGGATTGTTCTTGGTAACATTTTACATTTGCAAGTTAAG GGTATATGGATTGGGATGTTGTTTGGAACACTTATTCAGACTATAATACTACTCATAATCAGCTACAGAACTGATTGGGAAAAACAG GTAACTATTGCTAGGAATCGTATGAACAAGTGGTCTAAGGTGGACACTGATCATGAAACAGTAGTTGCATCAGATAATTAG
- the LOC123888801 gene encoding protein DETOXIFICATION 21-like, with product MAKDLKQNLLIKNSPSSPSSSEEGEESLGKRVWNETKLMWVVAAPAIFTRFSTFGIQVISQAFVGHIGSKELAAFALVFTVLIRFANGILLGMASALATLCGQAYGAKEHGMMGVYLQRSWIVLFLTALILLPVFFFTTPLLNLLGQDESIAEVAGTISLWSIPVMFAFIVSFTCQTFLQSQSKNTIIAFLAAFSIIIHGFLSWLLTMKYKFGIAGAMISTSLAYWIPNIGQLIFVTCGWCPETWKGFSFLAFQDLWPVVKLSLSAGAMLCLELWYNSILVLLTGNMKNAEVEIDALSICLNINGWEMMISLGFMAAASVRVSNELGKGSAKAAKFSIVVTVLTSLAIGSFLFVFFLIFRERLAYIFTDNKEVAAAVGDLAPLLSISILLNSVQPVLSGVAIGAGWQSIVAYVNICCYYIIGIPVGIVLGNVIHWQVKGIWMGMLFGTLIQTIVLIIITYKTNWDEQVVVARNRINRWSKVESTDQETERKLIGK from the exons ATGGCAAAAGATCTAAAACAAAATctactaataaaaaattcaccatcatcaccatcatcatcagaAGAAGGTGAAGAGTCACTTGGTAAAAGGGTGTGGAATGAAACAAAACTTATGTGGGTAGTTGCAGCACCAGCTATTTTTACAAGATTTTCAACTTTTGGTATTCAAGTTATTAGTCAAGCTTTTGTTGGTCATATTGGTTCTAAAGAACTTGCTGCTTTTGCTCTTGTTTTCACTGTTCTTATTAGATTTGCTAATGGTATTCTT TTGGGAATGGCGAGTGCCTTGGCGACCCTTTGTGGACAAGCATATGGTGCAAAAGAACATGGAATGATGGGAGTGTATCTTCAAAGATCATGGATAGTGTTATTCTTAACAGCACTAATTCTTCTTCCTGTATTTTTTTTCACAACTCCACTTTTAAATCTGTTAGGCCAAGATGAAAGCATAGCAGAAGTTGCAGGAACCATTTCTCTTTGGTCAATTCCTGTTATGTTTGCTTTCATTGTCTCATTCACTTGCCAAACATTCCTTCAATCACAAAGCAAAAACACCATCATTGCATTTTTAGCAGCTTTTTCCATTATCATTCATGGATTCCTCTCCTGGCTTTTGACAATGAAATACAAATTTGGGATTGCTGGTGCAATGATTTCAACAAGTTTGGCTTATTGGATTCCCAACATTGGTCAACTTATATTTGTTACATGTGGTTGGTGCCCTGAAACTTGGAAAGGTTTCTCATTTTTAGCATTCCAAGACCTTTGGCCTGTTGTCAAACTTTCCCTTTCAGCTGGTGCCATGTTGTG TCTTGAGCTATGGTACAATTCAATATTGGTTCTTTTGACAGGAAACATGAAAAATGCAGAGGTTGAAATTGATGCACTATCCATCTG TCTCAACATCAATGGATGGGAAATGATGATATCACTAGGTTTCATGGCTGCAGCAAG TGTTCGAGTATCAAACGAGCTTGGTAAAGGAAGCGCCAAAGCCGCAAAGTTCTCGATCGTTGTCACAGTGCTTACATCGTTGGCCATCGGATCCTTTCTGTTTgtgtttttcttaatttttaggGAAAGACTTGCTTATATATTTACCGATAATAAAGAGGTGGCCGCAGCTGTCGGAGATTTAGCACCTTTGTTATCGATCTCTATACTGTTAAACAGTGTTCAACCAGTTCTCTCAG GAGTGGCTATTGGAGCTGGCTGGCAAAGCATTGTTGCATATGTCAACATATGTTGTTATTACATCATAGGTATTCCAGTTGGGATTGTTCTTGGTAATGTTATCCATTGGCAAGTCAAG GGAATATGGATGGGAATGTTGTTTGGAACATTGATTCAAACTATAGTGCTAATTATAATCACCTACAAAACTAATTGGGATGAGCAG GTGGTTGTAGCTCGTAATCGTATAAACAGGTGGTCCAAAGTGGAGAGTACTGATCAAGAAACAGAAAGAAAATTAATTGGAAAGTAG